One segment of Candidatus Gracilibacteria bacterium DNA contains the following:
- a CDS encoding prepilin-type N-terminal cleavage/methylation domain-containing protein: MPRFSLRAFTLVELIVVITIIGILSTIGFVSYSNYLKGAQDSNRFSQL; this comes from the coding sequence ATGCCTAGATTTTCATTGAGAGCATTTACACTTGTTGAACTCATAGTAGTGATAACTATTATATGAATACTTTCTACAATATGATTTGTATCCTATTCAAATTATCTCAAGTGAGCACAAGATTCCAATAGATTTTCTCAACTCTAA
- the rpmH gene encoding 50S ribosomal protein L34, whose protein sequence is MLGKLKKRKRLRVHGFLKRSSTDSGRNVLKNRRRKGRHQLTVSYPKRFQEINGKSKMHIIAGGTAKKSPFDGKGNYVKRK, encoded by the coding sequence ATGTTAGGAAAACTTAAAAAAAGAAAAAGACTGAGAGTACACGGGTTTCTAAAACGAAGCTCTACTGATTCTGGACGAAACGTGCTTAAAAACCGAAGAAGAAAAGGAAGACACCAACTTACAGTAAGTTACCCAAAAAGATTCCAAGAAATTAACGGTAAATCTAAAATGCATATAATTGCTGGTGGAACTGCAAAAAAATCTCCTTTCGATGGAAAAGGTAATTATGTAAAAAGAAAATAA
- a CDS encoding ribonuclease P protein component has protein sequence MKIGKPFFSYTLVFNVLPNTLSHGRFAIIISGKSVKNAVVRNKYRRLYYETCRPYIDTIPKDISCVVKTKTQLENNDTALKNFKKELIYLFDKKLGKNT, from the coding sequence TTGAAAATATGAAAACCTTTTTTTTCTTATACACTTGTTTTTAATGTTCTCCCAAATACACTATCACATGGGAGATTTGCTATTATAATATCTGGAAAGTCTGTCAAAAATGCTGTAGTGAGAAATAAATATAGAAGGCTCTATTATGAAACATGTAGACCATATATAGATACAATCCCTAAAGATATAAGTTGCGTTGTAAAAACCAAGACTCAACTTGAAAATAATGATACTGCTTTAAAAAACTTTAAAAAAGAACTGATCTATCTCTTTGATAAAAAACTATGAAAAAATACTTAG
- a CDS encoding uridine monophosphate kinase: MSHYKRILLKISGEAFCEPGVGGLESKHIENVAQIIKEVVSQGLELVIVVGGGNIYRGSDLIKAGMKSSDSHNMSMLSTVFNGLSLKNFLEKQGIEAIVLDALGVEFLVRYTSLQASEYLKSGKIVICTSGTGSPYVSTDTAGVVRSIELECDIMIKATKVDGVYESDPIKNSDAKKIESISYDEFIGKNLQVFDQTGIILARDNKLEIVVTKFDKLSILEILNGDKTGTSICSSEN; encoded by the coding sequence GTGTCACATTATAAAAGAATTTTACTTAAGATTTCATGAGAAGCGTTCTGTGAGCCAGGAGTTTGAGGACTTGAATCCAAGCATATAGAAAATGTTGCTCAAATAATTAAAGAGGTGGTCTCACAATGACTTGAGCTCGTAATAGTAGTGGGTGGCTGAAATATTTATAGAGGTTCAGACCTCATAAAAGCCTGAATGAAGTCATCAGATTCTCATAATATGAGTATGCTTTCAACAGTTTTTAACGGATTAAGTCTTAAAAATTTTCTTGAAAAGCAGTGAATTGAAGCAATAGTATTAGATGCTCTGGGTGTAGAATTCTTAGTGAGATATACTTCACTACAAGCAAGTGAATACTTAAAATCTTGAAAAATCGTAATTTGTACATCTGGTACATGAAGTCCATATGTTTCAACAGATACTGCTTGAGTAGTTCGTTCTATTGAACTTGAGTGTGATATTATGATTAAGGCTACGAAAGTAGATGGAGTATATGAGAGCGACCCTATAAAAAATTCTGATGCAAAAAAAATAGAGTCTATAAGTTATGATGAGTTTATATGAAAAAATCTACAAGTATTTGATCAAACCTGAATAATTCTTGCTCGAGATAATAAGCTTGAAATTGTAGTTACTAAATTTGATAAATTGAGTATTTTAGAAATTCTCAATTGAGATAAAACGGGGACGTCTATTTGTAGTTCTGAAAATTAG
- a CDS encoding YidC/Oxa1 family membrane protein insertase, which yields MKKYLDILLFTLLFFFIFSYFTGDKQENQLTGVQFVATDTSLKVPAGISLKLQNYTSEVFSYNTCDNLTTRLNGELIVYPESFCEDKNIAAGETDIINLATHYDLFETPGNYIFELTQGEKKYLSTVDIEYRGTLGKVFIGLFYAPIYNLMAYLIHLFGNSLGFAIISITIIIRILLLFPQHKMLVSQRKMQAIQPKIKKLQEKHKGNQQQIGVELMKLYKDEGVNPMGSCGFLIIQMPILLVIYRIIIDIMSLKNEFYLYDFLPAFSISQIDPIFFGMNLLASGGVVGFFLALTVAAIQFVQVKLSIMHRTKADTESGVVLEKKKDANSYSSMMPDPELLNKFMLYGMPVMVGIFTYTLIAGVGLYWGISTLFAIMQQLFVNKIIKK from the coding sequence ATGAAAAAATACTTAGATATACTTTTATTCACGCTTTTATTCTTCTTTATATTCTCATATTTTACTTGAGATAAACAAGAAAACCAGCTTACGTGAGTTCAATTTGTAGCTACTGACACAAGCCTCAAGGTTCCAGCTTGAATAAGCCTCAAACTTCAAAATTACACTTCTGAGGTCTTTTCTTATAATACGTGTGATAACCTTACTACTCGACTTAATGGAGAGCTCATAGTCTATCCTGAGAGCTTTTGTGAGGATAAAAATATTGCTGCAGGTGAAACAGATATTATAAATCTAGCGACACATTATGATTTGTTCGAAACACCTTGAAACTATATTTTTGAACTCACTCAGTGAGAAAAGAAGTATCTTTCCACAGTTGATATAGAATACAGAGGCACACTTTGAAAAGTATTTATCGGATTGTTTTATGCTCCAATATACAATTTGATGGCTTATTTGATTCATCTCTTTGGGAACTCTCTGTGATTTGCCATAATTTCAATTACCATAATCATAAGAATATTACTCTTATTTCCTCAACATAAAATGCTCGTATCTCAAAGAAAGATGCAAGCGATTCAGCCTAAAATTAAAAAACTTCAAGAAAAACATAAGTGAAACCAACAACAAATAGGGGTTGAACTGATGAAGCTGTATAAAGATGAATGAGTAAATCCAATGGGTTCATGTGGATTTCTAATTATACAGATGCCTATATTGCTTGTAATATACAGAATCATTATAGATATAATGTCTCTTAAAAATGAGTTTTATCTCTACGATTTTCTCCCTGCATTTAGTATTTCACAAATTGATCCCATATTTTTCGGTATGAATCTCCTTGCTTCATGAGGAGTAGTAGGTTTTTTCCTTGCCTTGACTGTGGCTGCGATACAGTTTGTGCAAGTTAAACTTTCTATAATGCATAGAACCAAGGCAGACACAGAAAGTTGAGTAGTATTAGAAAAAAAGAAAGATGCAAATAGTTACTCAAGTATGATGCCAGATCCAGAACTCCTCAATAAGTTTATGCTCTATGGTATGCCAGTAATGGTCGGCATATTTACCTATACTCTTATAGCTTGAGTTGGTTTATATTGGGGGATATCTACTTTGTTCGCAATAATGCAACAATTATTTGTAAATAAAATTATAAAAAAGTAA